A section of the Macadamia integrifolia cultivar HAES 741 chromosome 9, SCU_Mint_v3, whole genome shotgun sequence genome encodes:
- the LOC122088298 gene encoding 60S ribosomal protein L27-3-like, protein MVKFLKPNKAVVLLQGRYAGRKAVIIRSFDDGTRDRPYGHCLVAGIAKYPKKVIRKDSAKKTAKKSRVKAFIKLVNYNHIMPTRYTLDVDLKDVVSVDSLQSRDKKITAAKETKARLEERFKTGKNRWFFTKLRF, encoded by the coding sequence ATGGTGAagttcttgaaacccaacaaggCGGTGGTTCTTCTTCAAGGTCGTTACGCTGGAAGAAAAGCTGTGATCATTAGATCCTTCGACGATGGAACTCGTGACCGCCCTTACGGCCACTGCTTGGTTGCTGGAATCGCCAAGTACCCCAAGAAGGTGATTCGCAAGGATTCAGCGAAGAAGACTGCGAAGAAGTCCCGTGTGAAGGCTTTCATCAAGCTCGTGAACTACAACCACATCATGCCCACTCGTTACACCCTCGATGTGGATCTCAAGGACGTCGTCTCAGTCGATTCTCTCCAGTCTCGGGACAAGAAGATCACGGCCGCTAAGGAGACCAAAGCTCGTCTTGAGGAGCGATTCAAGACTGGGAAGAACAGGTGGTTCTTCACCAAGCTAAGGTTCTGA